The [Eubacterium] siraeum genome contains a region encoding:
- the metG gene encoding methionine--tRNA ligase, which produces MNKTYYLTTPIYYPSGNPHIGHCYTTVACDTIARFKRMQGYDVMFLTGTDEHGQKIELKAAEKGVTPKEYVDEIVANFKRLWETMHISYDRFIRTTDDYHIETVQKIFKKLYEKGYIYKGTYKGKYCTPCESFWTESQLVDGKCPDCGREVKEANEEAYFLRLSDFADKIEKFLTETDYLQPKSRVNEMVNNFIKPGLEDLCVSRTSFTWGIPVDFDSKHVVYVWVDALSNYISALGYGNEKYNDFEKYWPADMHMTAKEIVRFHSIVWPIILMMLDLPLPKHLYGHGWINFNGDKMSKSKGNVVDPFVLCERYGVDAVRYQILRDMPYGSDCNFTNELMLTRINADLANDLGNLVSRTVAMADKYFGGTLPTDRVSDDLDDQLIGMAQSLCDTVTPLIEQAQHSKALEEIFKVISRANKYIDETAPWVLAKDESNNARLATVLYNLLETIRICSALLSPFMPATMPEVWEQIGAGAEDTAFDKLGTFGVLRADVTVKKGRVLFPRIDIKSEITELERLMKPKTVIKEDEDLDKAGIISIDDFAKVKLRTGEITACEKIKKSKKLLKIQVDDARGGRQIVSGIAEYYTPEELIGKKIIFVANLAPAKLCGEESNGMLLACDAGEKVQVVFLDKDTPNGSTVR; this is translated from the coding sequence ATGAACAAGACATATTATTTAACCACACCGATATATTACCCCTCCGGTAATCCCCACATAGGTCACTGTTACACAACGGTTGCGTGTGACACGATAGCACGCTTCAAGAGAATGCAGGGCTATGACGTAATGTTCCTTACAGGCACGGACGAGCACGGTCAGAAGATAGAGCTTAAAGCCGCCGAAAAGGGTGTTACCCCCAAGGAATACGTTGACGAGATAGTGGCCAACTTCAAGCGTCTTTGGGAAACAATGCACATAAGCTATGACCGTTTCATCAGAACAACGGACGACTATCATATAGAAACCGTACAGAAGATATTTAAGAAGCTGTACGAAAAGGGCTACATCTATAAAGGCACCTACAAGGGAAAATACTGCACACCGTGCGAGAGCTTCTGGACAGAGAGCCAGCTTGTAGACGGAAAGTGTCCCGACTGCGGACGTGAGGTAAAAGAAGCAAACGAAGAAGCATACTTCCTCCGCCTTTCCGATTTTGCCGACAAGATTGAAAAGTTCCTTACCGAAACCGACTATTTACAGCCTAAGAGCCGTGTAAACGAAATGGTAAACAACTTCATAAAGCCGGGCCTTGAGGATCTGTGCGTATCAAGAACCAGCTTTACCTGGGGCATACCCGTTGATTTTGACAGCAAGCACGTTGTTTATGTATGGGTAGACGCACTTTCAAACTATATCAGTGCGCTCGGCTACGGCAACGAAAAGTACAATGATTTTGAAAAATACTGGCCCGCAGATATGCACATGACCGCTAAGGAAATTGTACGTTTCCACTCTATCGTATGGCCTATAATCCTTATGATGCTCGATCTGCCCCTGCCCAAGCACCTTTACGGTCACGGCTGGATAAATTTCAACGGCGACAAGATGAGCAAGTCAAAGGGCAACGTTGTAGACCCGTTTGTGCTTTGCGAGCGTTACGGCGTTGACGCTGTACGTTATCAGATACTGCGTGATATGCCATACGGCAGTGACTGCAACTTCACAAACGAGCTTATGCTCACAAGAATAAACGCAGACCTTGCAAACGATCTCGGAAACCTTGTTTCAAGAACAGTAGCAATGGCAGACAAGTATTTCGGTGGAACACTGCCCACAGACAGAGTATCCGATGATCTTGACGATCAGCTTATCGGTATGGCTCAGTCACTGTGCGATACGGTTACTCCCCTTATCGAGCAGGCTCAGCACTCAAAGGCGCTTGAGGAAATATTCAAGGTAATCTCCCGTGCCAACAAGTATATCGACGAAACAGCACCGTGGGTACTTGCAAAGGACGAAAGCAACAACGCCCGTCTTGCGACCGTACTCTATAACCTGCTTGAAACTATTCGTATCTGCTCTGCACTGCTCAGCCCCTTTATGCCCGCTACAATGCCTGAGGTATGGGAGCAGATAGGCGCAGGTGCAGAAGATACCGCTTTCGACAAGCTCGGCACATTCGGCGTTCTGCGTGCAGACGTTACGGTAAAGAAGGGCAGAGTTCTCTTCCCCAGAATCGACATAAAGAGCGAGATTACAGAACTTGAACGCCTTATGAAGCCCAAGACCGTAATCAAGGAGGACGAGGATCTTGACAAGGCAGGAATAATCTCTATAGACGACTTTGCAAAGGTCAAGCTCAGAACAGGCGAGATTACAGCCTGCGAAAAGATAAAGAAGTCAAAGAAGCTGCTTAAAATTCAGGTGGACGATGCAAGAGGCGGCAGACAGATAGTATCGGGCATTGCCGAATACTACACTCCCGAGGAACTTATCGGAAAGAAAATTATATTCGTTGCAAATCTTGCCCCCGCAAAGCTCTGCGGTGAAGAAAGCAACGGTATGCTCCTTGCCTGTGACGCAGGAGAAAAAGTACAGGTCGTATTCCTTGATAAAGATACACCAAACGGCAGTACGGTAAGATAA
- a CDS encoding helix-turn-helix domain-containing protein, whose translation MSNRLFQGVVHQMRDTIGRVIGVIDENSTIVACSELSRIGTNSDFFTIELGDSHDVFIRDGYTYKPFGVHVKPDYAVFIEGTDDQAAKYASILAISLSSIKQYYDEKYDRNNFVKNIILDNVLPGDITLKARELHFNADISRVVFLISIVSANEVSAYDVIQNLFPDKNKDFVFNITETEIVLVKEIKAGIDNKDLEKLARSISDTLSGEFFTKVNVGIGTPVTGIKDLARSFKEAQIAIEVGKVFDTDKTIVSYDNLGIARLIYHLPTTLCETFLKEVFKKGSIESLDHETLFTIQRFFENNLNVSETSRKLFVHRNTLVYRLDKIKKLTGLDLREFDHAIIFKIALMVKKYLAADPVKF comes from the coding sequence ATGTCAAACAGATTATTTCAGGGCGTAGTTCATCAGATGAGAGATACTATCGGTCGTGTTATCGGTGTTATCGATGAAAACAGTACGATAGTCGCTTGCAGTGAGCTTTCCAGGATAGGAACAAACAGCGACTTCTTTACAATTGAGCTTGGTGACTCACATGATGTGTTCATCCGTGACGGCTATACATACAAGCCCTTCGGCGTTCATGTAAAGCCCGATTATGCGGTATTCATCGAAGGTACGGACGATCAGGCGGCAAAGTATGCGTCTATCCTTGCTATCTCACTGTCAAGCATCAAGCAGTACTATGACGAGAAATATGACAGAAACAACTTCGTGAAGAATATTATCCTTGATAATGTTCTTCCCGGCGATATAACGCTCAAGGCAAGAGAGCTTCACTTCAATGCGGATATAAGCCGTGTTGTATTCCTTATAAGTATCGTTTCCGCAAACGAGGTTTCGGCTTATGACGTAATACAGAACCTGTTCCCCGATAAGAACAAGGACTTCGTGTTCAATATCACAGAAACCGAAATCGTTCTTGTTAAGGAAATAAAGGCAGGCATAGACAACAAGGACCTCGAAAAGCTCGCACGCTCCATCTCGGATACGCTTTCGGGCGAGTTCTTCACAAAGGTAAACGTAGGTATCGGTACTCCCGTTACAGGCATAAAGGATCTTGCCCGTTCCTTCAAGGAAGCACAGATAGCTATTGAGGTAGGTAAGGTGTTCGATACGGACAAGACTATCGTAAGCTACGATAACCTCGGTATCGCCCGTCTTATTTATCACCTGCCCACGACCCTGTGCGAAACATTCCTGAAGGAAGTTTTCAAGAAGGGTTCAATAGAGTCGCTTGACCACGAAACGTTATTCACGATACAGAGATTCTTCGAGAATAACCTCAACGTTTCCGAAACGTCAAGAAAGCTCTTTGTACACAGAAATACACTGGTTTACAGACTGGATAAGATAAAGAAACTCACAGGTCTTGATTTAAGAGAGTTCGATCACGCTATCATCTTCAAGATCGCTCTTATGGTCAAGAAATACCTTGCCGCAGATCCCGTCAAATTCTAA